In Candidatus Contubernalis alkalaceticus, the genomic window CTTCATGGAGATTTTCTACTGCACAAAAAGTTGGGTTTTGGCCCCAAAAGGGTAGATATGGACAAGAAAGTGATTTATCCTACACTTCCATTTCTAGCGGTAAAAAAGCGTTTGGGGATGGAAATGCTGGCGGAGGAAATGCGGGTTCTCTATGTGGCCATGACTCGAGCAGAGGAAAAACTTATCATGGTGGGAACAGTAAATGATTTATGTAAAGAAACAATTAAATGGAGCGGCACCCTTGTACAGGATAAAATTTCTAAAAAAGTAATTTTTTCCAGTTATGCCAGGGCTTCGGCCAAAAGCTATTTAGATTGGGTCGGCCCTTCTATGCTTAACCATCCTGCAGCAGAGAAATTAAGGGACTTGTTACCCAATGTTGAATCTTTCTCAGGAGAGCCAAAAAAAGAGGGTTCAAGATGGAAAGTTACCCTTTTAAGCTGTGGGGATTTAACGGTGGATGAGAAGCTAAAGGATTATGGTTATAAAGATGGCATGACAGCAGAATGTCTGGAAAAAATTATAAAGCTGGAACCCGTGCCCCTGGAGGATGAAGGGTTCGGGGATATAGACAGGAACCTTTCCTGGCGGTATCCATATGTAAATTCTGTAGGGCAGCCGGCAAAAATGACCGTATCAGAGCTAAAGAATCGGCATCAGGAACATATGGAAGGTGATTATTTAGCTCAACATACCTTGTCAGAGAAACAAAATTTTCACCCTCATTTTTTCTTTCCAAAAACAGAAGATTTGACCCCTGTAGAAAGAGGAATGGCTTATCATACCGTTATGCAGCATATTAATCTGGGGCTTTCTTTTTCCAGGGAGTCTATTTGCCGACAGTTAGAGCAGATGGTAGGCTGTGGGATATTAAGTCATTCAGAGATAGAGTTAGTGAATACCGAGGATATATTTAAGTTTTTCTCAAGTCCATTAGGTGAGAGAATGAAGAAAGCCCGAGATGTATATAGGGAAGTGCCTTTTACCCTGTCTGTGCCGCCGTCAGAAATGCTGCTGCGGAAGAAGAGTAAAGGGCATAATAGTGAACTGTTGTTAATTCACGAAGATGACCGATTGATTCTGCAGGGAGTAGTAGACTGTATTTTGGTGGAGAAAGAGGGCCTTATAATTATTGATTATAAAAGTGATGATACTTCCAGGCTTACTCAGGATGCTTTAAAAAAGAAATATCATTACCAGCTGACACTGTATGGACAGGCTGTAGAAAAGATATGGAGGGTAAAGGTGATGGAGAAATTTCTTTATTTTTTTAACGGCGGTTTTGCTGTTCCATTGAAGTGAATAAAATTTTTTAAGATAATAGATTTTGTATTTTTTTGGCTAGAGACGCAAGTCCTGGTTAACTACTGAAGATTGGTAAGGTGAAATATGCAGCTGACCCTGGCTGTCAATTTCTCCATAAAATACTTCTTTTTCACAGTTGATTCCAAGTTTACTTAGTTCTTTCCGCAGCCAGTTTTCATTAAGATTTAGCTGTTTTAGAGAATTTAGGTGTATCCTGCCCTCTACAATCAGTGGAGTAGACAGACCATTATAATCCGTGGAAATCTGAAGGTCCGATGGCTGTACTGATTCATACTGGGATTTTCTTAAAACGCTTAGAGTGCCGTTGGCCTCAATGAGGGCAAATTCTACTTCATTTACCCGGAATACCCCTTTTCCCCGTAAAAGTTCTAGAAGGGTATCTAAGGAAAAGCGTATCTCTTTTAATCGTTTATTGAGTATTTTGCCGTTCTGAATGACTATGGTAGGTTCAAAGGTAGTGAAATGACCAAAGGAGCGGTATTTGATGACTGCTTTACTGAACAGCCATTGAAAAGCTCCCAAAACTATAATCGCAAATACCGTGGGCAGGTGCTCCACAGAAGGGTCCGCGATATCTGCACCGGCCACAGAACCAATGGTAATGGCAATAATAAAATCAAAGACCTGGAGTTGGCCAATTTGTCTTTTACCCATAATCAATATTACTATCTGGAAAACGATTAAAACTGTGACCACACGAAAAAATATATTTAAAAAATCCACTGATTTTCTCCTATAGAAAAGACATTATAAATAAATTCCCCCATAATAATTAATAATATGATTTGTTTTTATAACAAAGGATTAAAGTTTTTTTACAAATATTGCTTATAATAATAGAAGGAAAACTTTCTTCCTTCGAAGAATTAGTATATAAGAAGTTTTTCAATTTATTTTTGGAGGGGAATCAGATGGAGGGAGTCATGGTGAAACGGGTGAAAATCCAGGTTTCGAATGAAAAGGCAGATCCTCGTTCTGATATATTTGTGTTCTTAAATCTTCCAAAACCCATGTCCTATTATCGTGAAAATGACAGTGAATTGGATGATGTAATAAATGAGCTCAAAAACAACCCTGAGCTTAATAAAGAACTCAAAATAAAATTAGGATTAGAGCAGGACCTCACCTGGTATATTCAATCAGTAAAACCGGTAATACCGAGAAAGAGCAAGCTCAGGTTTAATGAGTTTAACTATTTTGATGGGTGTTTTTTGGCAGAACAATATTTAGAAAGGGCACAGGTGGATTATAACCCTAAGGTCGTGAGAGAAAATAATTTTGAAGTGATGGAACAGTTTCTTTCATACTATAAGCATTTTTTGGATATGAACCATACTAAAAAGTTTTCCGCACAGGAAATTGCGGAGATACAAAAGCAGCTGCTGGTAAATGCCTATAAGGATACTATAACTTACAGGTAAGGAAGTTCATTTATCAGAAAAGTGCTTTTAAAAAGAAGCACTTTTCTTTTTTTAGAGGAGGGGTTTTTGATTAGTGAGCAGCAAAGAGAGAAGATGATTGCCAAACAGCTGGTTAACCGGGGTATTAAAGATGAAAAGGTGCTGGAGTCCTTTCGCCAGGTCCCCAGGCAGGAATTTGTACAGGATGAGGACAATGACTATGCTTACGCAGATGGACCTCTTCCCATTGGTCATGGACAAACTATTTCTCAACCCTATATTGTTGCCTTGATGACAGAGGCATTGGAAATAAAAAAGACCGACCGGGTGATGGAAATCGGTACAGGGTCGGGGTACCAGACAGCCATATTGGCCAACCTGGCCGGGCAGGTGTATAGTGTTGAGAAAGTGTCTGCGCTGGCCAAGGCTGCAGATAAAAAATTGAAAAATTTAGGATATGAGAATGTTCAGGTAAAAGTAGGTGACGGTACCAAGGGTTGGAAAAAAAATGCTCCCTACGACGCTATCATGGTAACGGCAGCCAGTCCTCAGGTTCCTCCCTCTTTATTGGAGCAGCTTTCTCCCCAGGGCAGAATGGTGATCCCTGTAGGGGACAGGTATTTTCAAAAATTGATGCTTTTGGTAAAGACATTGGATGGAGAGATGAAAACTATTAATTTGGGGGACTGCCGCTTTGTGCCCCTTTTGGGAGAAGAGGGTTGGGATTCATAACCAAGAAAAGAGAAAGGTAAATAGGTAAATGCCCTGGTCCGGAGGTTTTTCTCCGGACCTTTTAATCTCTTTTTATTTTTATCTCTTTTTTTAGGGTATAAGACCCCACCTCTAAGCGTTAGCGTAGGTGGGGCTTTTAATCAGGTGGAGTAGAGTCTCCACCTGATTCCTCGATGTTTTTAGCTTGCTGAAACGAGTTCACTATTTTTCTTTATTATATTTCACTGTAACTTTTGTTTTAAGACCTCCCCTCAGGCTGAAGTAACCGGTGACCTTCATTTCCAAGGGATCGCAGGTTTCAACCAGGTCTTTTAATATTTTATTGGCGGCATGTTCTTGAAGAATTCCTACATTTCTGAAGGAAAGGAGATAAAATTTAAGGGATTTCAATTCAATTAAATGTATATTGGGAACGTATTCGATAAATATTTCCCCAAAGTCTGGCAAACCTGACCAAGGGCATACCGAGGTAAACTCTTGTGTTGAAATCTCTACGGTAGAATAAGTTCCTGGATACTCAAAATCAATGACCTCTAAAACTTCTTTGTCAACTACTTCAGGCCCTTCTATATCATATCTGCGTTCCATGGGGCACCCTCCTTATTGTTTTCAGGCTTATTGTTTTTGATTGTTGTCAAGGGGACGGTTTTTTTGACAACTTCTTGATAACATTGGCAATTTGTAATTACTTTAATTATAAACCACTTACATTATAAAGCAAAGGGTGACCTGTGGAAAGGCTTAGAGGGGAGATAACCATAGAAAAATCATTGTTTAACAGGTTTATTTTAAGCTTTTTACGAAGGAAATTAAATATGTGTGTCGAAAGTAAACATGTTAGTAGGGACAAATTTTAATTTTCTGATTTTTAAGTATTTTAGTGTGTTATAATGAAAAAGGTTATTTATCCGGATAGAAGGGAATGTTTGACTTGGAACTGTCAGCAGAGGAAAAAGAAGTAATTATATCTCAGGTTTCTGAAATACTGGGTCAGCATAAGCACAACTGTGAAAATCTTGTGCCGATGCTTCAGGAGGTTCAACAAAAATTGGGGTATGTTCCCGAATTAGCTATGGAAATAATTGCTGATGCTTTGGGGGTACCGGCAGTCTCAGTATACGGTATTGTCACTTTTTATAATCAATTACGCTTAAATCCCCCTGGAGACCATGAGATTAAAGTATGTATGGGTACTGCCTGTCATATGATCGGAGGACAGATTATACTGGATTCTTTTGAGCGGCGGTTAGAAATTGTTGAAGGTGAAACTACTCTGGATCGCAAATTCAGCCTGGAGAGGGTTGCCTGTGTAGGCTGCTGTGCCATTGCTCCGGTGGTTGTGGTTGATGATTATGTAGACGGGAAGGTGACACCTACCCGGGTAGATGGAATTCTGCTGGCTTTTGAGAATACTGGTAAGGATAAAAAACAGGAGCAGCAGGAGGAAAAGGGAGAGGGTCAGGAATAATGAGTAATATAAATCAAGGGGCAGAAAAAATATATACGGATTTGAAATCAAAGGCCGAAGAGATAAATAGTGCCCGGGAAGATAAAACCATCGTTATGGTGGGGACAGCCACTTGCGGCAAGGCGGCCGGAGCTATTGATGTTAGGGAAGCCTTTATAGAAGAGATTAAGCATAAGAATATAAATGCAGAGGTTGTAGAGGTGGGTTGTATCGGCCACTGTTATGCGGAACCTTTAATTATTATATCCAAACCGGGTTTTCCTTCCCTTTCTTATGGGAATGTGGATGAGGGGCTTTCTAGACGATTGGTGGAAGATTTTTTGATTGGGGATGACCCTTGTTACGAATTTGCCCTGGCAGCTCTGGATCCCAACGATGAGTTTCCCACTTTTTCTGATTTTCCCAGGGGGGTATTCGAGGAAAAGGTAATTCTTGAGCAGTGTGGTTTGATTGACCCGGAGGATATTGATCAGTATATTGCTGTTGATGGTTATCATGCTCTGGTTAATGCCTTGGGTAAGGAGCCAGGCGATGTGGTGGAGATGATTAAAGAATCCAATCTCAGGGGAAGGGGCGGAGCAGGTTTTTCTACAGGGACAAAGTGGGAAATTTGCAGAAATGCCATTGGCCCGGTTAAATATGTGATCTGCAATGCTGATGAAGGTGACCCGGGAGCTTTTATGGATAGGAGTATTCTGGAATCCAATCCTCATCAGGTGATAGAAGGTTTGATGATTAGTGGTTATGCGGTGGGAGCTTCCCAGGGTTTTATATATGTACGTTCGGAATATCCCCAGGCTGTAAGGAGGATTAATACTGCTCTCAAACAGGCTCGGGAAAAAGGACTGTTGGGTGAGAATATATTGGATACCGGATTTGATTTTGATATAGAAGTTTTTTTGGGCTCAGGCGCCTTTGTCTGCGGTGAAGAAACCGCTTTGATTAATTCCATGGAAGGGAAGACCGGAATGCCTCGGCATCGGCCTCCCTATCCGGCTGTGGAAGGGTTCAGGGGGAAACCATCCATCATCAATAATGTAAAGACCCTTTCATACGTCCCTCATATCCTGCGCAAAGGGGTGGATTGGTTTAAAGGTATTGGCACTCCGGATAGTCCGGGTACTGCTGTGTTTGCGCTAGTGGGCAAGGTAGAAAATACTGGTTTGGTTGAGGTTCCTATGGGAACAACCCTAAGAACTCTGGTTTTTGACGTAGGGGGAGGCATACGCAAGGAAAAGGAATTTAAAGCAGTACAAATCGGAGGTCCTTCCGGTGGGTGTCTGCCGGAGTCAGCTCTGGATATCCCTATAGATTTTGATTCCCTGCAGGAGGCCGGGGCAGTTATGGGTTCAGGGGGACTGGTTGTTTTAGATGAAAATGACTGTATGGTAGAAATTGCCCGTTTCTTTTTGGATTTTACTCAAAAAGAATCCTGCGGCAAATGTACCTTCTGCCGACTGGGGACCAAACATATGCTGGATATTTTGAAGAGAATCACCATAGGGCAGGGTGAGATGGAGCATATTGAAATTTTGGGAGAACTGGCCCTGGATATAAAGAACGGTTCATTGTGCGGCCTGGGGAAAACGGCTCCCAATCCGGTGCTTACTACACTGCGTTATTTCATGGATGAATATGTGGAGCACATTGAGGGGAAACGATGCCCGGCATTGATGTGTCAGGAGCTAATTAACTTTTATATTGTGCCCAAGAAGTGCAGTAAATTGTGCAGCGCCTGTGTAGGCAGCTGTCCGGTGGAAGCAATTTTTACCCGGGATGATGGTTTAAAGGCGATTGATCTGGACAAATGTGTAAAATGCAACAGCTGTCCCGCTGCTTGTCCGCCGGAGTATGATGCCATAATTAAAGTATCCCCACCGGAAGTGGTGGAGGAGTTGGAGAAGGAGAACGCATGAACACAATAGTTACCATTACCATTGACGGAAAACAAATAAATGCAGAGGAAGGCAGTATGCTTTTGTGGGCTGCCCTGGAAAATGATATATATATACCTAATCTCTGTGCTATGAAAGAAAAAGCCCGGCCTTCAGCCAGCTGTCGTTTATGTTTTGTGGAGGTAGAAGGGATGTGTCAGCCGGTCACCTCCTGTACCCAGCCGGTGACTGAAGGTATGGTGGTAAGGACTAGAAGCCCCCAAGTGGATAGACTGGTGCAAACTGCTTTTGAACTTCTGCTCTCGGACCACCTACTGGGCTGCAGCAAATGTCCTAAGAATAAGTCCTGTAAGCTTCAGCGGATTGCTAAAGAGAGAAAGCTAAAACTTACTCCAAAGCGTTTGGAAATGCTGGAAAAGGATTATCCTGTGGATGATAGTACCGATGTTTTTGTGCTGGACCGTAACAGGTGTGTGCTCTGTGGACGCTGTGTTTGGGTAGATCATCATGCTGCTTTAGTCGGAGCCATCGGATTTTCAATGCGAGGAATTAAGAGGAAGGTATCTACTTTTGGTGATAAACTGCTGGTAGATTCTACCTGTACTCAGTGTGGGGAGTGTGTTAAAGTCTGCCCGGTAGGGGCCCTTAGCTTTAAAAAGAACCTTGAGGTTTCTATCAAATAATATGTTTTCTTTATCTGTATTGTGTTATGGGGGTGGTAAAAAGTATATATCCATATAAAAGAAATATTTATACTGTGTAATACGTTAGTTTAATGTATGGGTAAATTATGGATAAATTATGGATAAATTAAAAGGAATGCTGTGTATTATAAGTTTAATTTTTATTTTTACTATGGTATAATATTCTATAATAGATTAGCGGATAACCAATTATAAAAGGAGGTTTTTTTATGAAAATATTAGTTCCTGTGGATGGTTCAAATTATTGTTCCGCAGCCCTGCAGATGGCCAAGGATATTGCTGAAAAATATGAAGACAGCACTCTGTTTTTGTTAAATGTTCAGAGAAGAATTGTCTCAAGGCCTAATGTTAACGAATTTGAAATTTCAGAATTTATTACGGATGACCCTGAGGTCCTAAATGAAACAGGAAACATAGTACTTAATAAGGCAAAGAATTGCATAGAAGGAACTAATGTAAAGGTGGATGCCTGTGTAAAGTTGGGCGATCCTGCAGATCAAATTATTGACACAGCTGAAAGAGCCAGAGTTGATATGATTGTCATGGGCTCACTGGGTGCTACCGGAGTAAAAAGGTTTTTGATGGGGAGTGTTTCCACCAAAGTTGTTAATTATTC contains:
- a CDS encoding nitrogenase-stabilizing/protective protein NifW → MEGVMVKRVKIQVSNEKADPRSDIFVFLNLPKPMSYYRENDSELDDVINELKNNPELNKELKIKLGLEQDLTWYIQSVKPVIPRKSKLRFNEFNYFDGCFLAEQYLERAQVDYNPKVVRENNFEVMEQFLSYYKHFLDMNHTKKFSAQEIAEIQKQLLVNAYKDTITYR
- the nuoE gene encoding NADH-quinone oxidoreductase subunit NuoE produces the protein MFDLELSAEEKEVIISQVSEILGQHKHNCENLVPMLQEVQQKLGYVPELAMEIIADALGVPAVSVYGIVTFYNQLRLNPPGDHEIKVCMGTACHMIGGQIILDSFERRLEIVEGETTLDRKFSLERVACVGCCAIAPVVVVDDYVDGKVTPTRVDGILLAFENTGKDKKQEQQEEKGEGQE
- a CDS encoding 2Fe-2S iron-sulfur cluster-binding protein, which produces MNTIVTITIDGKQINAEEGSMLLWAALENDIYIPNLCAMKEKARPSASCRLCFVEVEGMCQPVTSCTQPVTEGMVVRTRSPQVDRLVQTAFELLLSDHLLGCSKCPKNKSCKLQRIAKERKLKLTPKRLEMLEKDYPVDDSTDVFVLDRNRCVLCGRCVWVDHHAALVGAIGFSMRGIKRKVSTFGDKLLVDSTCTQCGECVKVCPVGALSFKKNLEVSIK
- a CDS encoding DUF421 domain-containing protein, giving the protein MDFLNIFFRVVTVLIVFQIVILIMGKRQIGQLQVFDFIIAITIGSVAGADIADPSVEHLPTVFAIIVLGAFQWLFSKAVIKYRSFGHFTTFEPTIVIQNGKILNKRLKEIRFSLDTLLELLRGKGVFRVNEVEFALIEANGTLSVLRKSQYESVQPSDLQISTDYNGLSTPLIVEGRIHLNSLKQLNLNENWLRKELSKLGINCEKEVFYGEIDSQGQLHISPYQSSVVNQDLRL
- a CDS encoding NADH-quinone oxidoreductase subunit NuoF; protein product: MSNINQGAEKIYTDLKSKAEEINSAREDKTIVMVGTATCGKAAGAIDVREAFIEEIKHKNINAEVVEVGCIGHCYAEPLIIISKPGFPSLSYGNVDEGLSRRLVEDFLIGDDPCYEFALAALDPNDEFPTFSDFPRGVFEEKVILEQCGLIDPEDIDQYIAVDGYHALVNALGKEPGDVVEMIKESNLRGRGGAGFSTGTKWEICRNAIGPVKYVICNADEGDPGAFMDRSILESNPHQVIEGLMISGYAVGASQGFIYVRSEYPQAVRRINTALKQAREKGLLGENILDTGFDFDIEVFLGSGAFVCGEETALINSMEGKTGMPRHRPPYPAVEGFRGKPSIINNVKTLSYVPHILRKGVDWFKGIGTPDSPGTAVFALVGKVENTGLVEVPMGTTLRTLVFDVGGGIRKEKEFKAVQIGGPSGGCLPESALDIPIDFDSLQEAGAVMGSGGLVVLDENDCMVEIARFFLDFTQKESCGKCTFCRLGTKHMLDILKRITIGQGEMEHIEILGELALDIKNGSLCGLGKTAPNPVLTTLRYFMDEYVEHIEGKRCPALMCQELINFYIVPKKCSKLCSACVGSCPVEAIFTRDDGLKAIDLDKCVKCNSCPAACPPEYDAIIKVSPPEVVEELEKENA
- the queF gene encoding preQ(1) synthase; translated protein: MERRYDIEGPEVVDKEVLEVIDFEYPGTYSTVEISTQEFTSVCPWSGLPDFGEIFIEYVPNIHLIELKSLKFYLLSFRNVGILQEHAANKILKDLVETCDPLEMKVTGYFSLRGGLKTKVTVKYNKEK
- a CDS encoding universal stress protein, encoding MKILVPVDGSNYCSAALQMAKDIAEKYEDSTLFLLNVQRRIVSRPNVNEFEISEFITDDPEVLNETGNIVLNKAKNCIEGTNVKVDACVKLGDPADQIIDTAERARVDMIVMGSLGATGVKRFLMGSVSTKVVNYSSIPVLVVKH
- a CDS encoding protein-L-isoaspartate(D-aspartate) O-methyltransferase, which encodes MISEQQREKMIAKQLVNRGIKDEKVLESFRQVPRQEFVQDEDNDYAYADGPLPIGHGQTISQPYIVALMTEALEIKKTDRVMEIGTGSGYQTAILANLAGQVYSVEKVSALAKAADKKLKNLGYENVQVKVGDGTKGWKKNAPYDAIMVTAASPQVPPSLLEQLSPQGRMVIPVGDRYFQKLMLLVKTLDGEMKTINLGDCRFVPLLGEEGWDS